A genomic window from Aestuariirhabdus litorea includes:
- a CDS encoding helix-turn-helix transcriptional regulator → MMPQQQGQLVAERPGERGGGEFLNIKQVADFLQLNEKKIYSMVSEGVIPATKITGKWLFPKRLVERWLLESCHGGVLADRLLVVGSGDLLLQQALSRQQRDMQDAGLVSMSVTGTRLGLAMLDRGRADLCVMHWGPAVESRVRHPALLQRYRNFRQWAMVRLFEREVGIAARPGVEPTSAAACLGRGSRWALRQGGSGARRLFDEQMAIHHRSLDELEVGEAALSEWEVAVQLNEGRADYGILSRACARQLDLPFLSLGSEALDMVVPQPIYFRVLVQQMMAQFRTQPLQQQAAYYGGYDLGRCGEILWTP, encoded by the coding sequence ATGATGCCGCAACAACAGGGGCAGCTGGTGGCCGAGCGGCCGGGGGAGCGCGGCGGAGGCGAGTTCCTCAATATCAAACAGGTGGCGGATTTTCTGCAGCTCAATGAGAAGAAGATCTACTCCATGGTCAGCGAGGGGGTGATCCCGGCCACCAAGATCACCGGCAAGTGGTTGTTTCCCAAGCGGCTGGTAGAGCGCTGGCTGCTGGAGTCCTGCCATGGTGGGGTGCTCGCCGACCGCCTGCTGGTGGTGGGCAGTGGCGACCTGCTGTTGCAACAGGCGTTGTCGCGCCAGCAGAGGGATATGCAGGATGCGGGTCTGGTCTCCATGTCGGTCACCGGTACTCGCCTCGGGCTGGCGATGCTCGACCGTGGTCGTGCCGACCTCTGCGTGATGCATTGGGGGCCCGCCGTCGAGAGTCGGGTGCGCCACCCGGCGCTGTTGCAACGCTACCGCAATTTCCGCCAGTGGGCCATGGTGCGCCTGTTTGAGCGCGAGGTGGGGATCGCCGCCAGGCCGGGTGTGGAACCCACTTCCGCAGCTGCCTGTCTCGGTCGCGGTAGCCGTTGGGCGCTGCGCCAGGGGGGCTCCGGGGCGCGTCGCCTGTTTGACGAGCAGATGGCGATTCACCACCGCTCCCTGGATGAGCTGGAGGTGGGGGAGGCGGCGCTTAGCGAGTGGGAGGTGGCGGTTCAGCTCAACGAGGGGCGGGCCGATTACGGAATTCTATCCCGCGCCTGCGCCCGCCAGCTGGATCTGCCCTTTCTGTCGCTCGGTAGCGAGGCGCTGGATATGGTGGTGCCCCAGCCGATCTATTTCCGTGTGCTGGTGCAGCAGATGATGGCGCAGTTCCGCACCCAGCCCCTGCAGCAGCAGGCGGCCTATTACGGGGGCTATGACCTGGGCCGTTGTGGGGAGATTCTGTGGACCCCCTGA
- a CDS encoding sigma-54-dependent transcriptional regulator encodes MAQLLPFSIVESTADNLHRIPVCNTRISSILLLDTAEDQQAVMQSLKQSSGLLEQTTDLETARALLKRCHFDLIIVNLDLFSSLTEDWEGILRHYSDHSDIICLSQRRDSELAIQVLRAGGADLLHKPCTVNEVMRSVQFCLERRSKERQSYLRSPWQQEKLANSELIGDSAAINEVSGIISRVAPTPSTILIEGESGTGKELAARAIHLQSGRKGAFVAINCSAIAPELMESELFGHQRGAFTGAQQARDGLFVHANGGTLFLDEIGEMPLSMQAKLLRVLEERCIRPVGGEKQIPVDVRIVAATNRQLEKESQNGNFREDLYYRINILTLTMPPLRERPEDIPPLVHHFVSKLSMELSVPEIPLSHADLSQLQQHDWPGNIRELRNFIERCLLLGKLPLNYLRQQKAPPLTTPGAGYPGDWDLERVIRHHTEQVLQQTRGNKSEAARQLGISRKTLERKLQAWASDTD; translated from the coding sequence GTGGCCCAACTGCTGCCATTTTCCATCGTTGAGAGTACGGCGGACAACCTCCACCGCATCCCGGTGTGCAATACGCGTATCTCCTCCATCTTGCTGCTCGATACCGCAGAGGATCAGCAGGCGGTCATGCAGTCGCTCAAACAGAGCAGCGGCCTGCTGGAGCAAACCACCGATCTGGAAACCGCCCGCGCCCTGCTCAAGCGCTGTCACTTCGACCTGATTATCGTCAATCTGGACCTGTTCTCCTCCCTCACCGAGGACTGGGAGGGAATTTTACGCCACTACAGCGACCACTCCGACATTATCTGCCTCAGCCAACGCCGCGACTCGGAGCTGGCGATCCAGGTGTTACGGGCCGGCGGCGCCGACCTGCTGCACAAACCCTGCACCGTTAACGAGGTGATGCGCTCGGTCCAGTTCTGCCTGGAGCGCCGCAGCAAGGAGCGCCAGAGCTACCTGCGTTCCCCCTGGCAGCAGGAGAAACTCGCCAACTCCGAACTGATCGGCGACAGCGCCGCCATCAATGAGGTCTCTGGCATCATCAGCCGCGTGGCCCCCACCCCCTCGACCATCCTGATCGAAGGGGAGTCCGGCACCGGCAAGGAGTTGGCCGCGCGTGCCATCCACCTGCAGAGCGGCCGCAAAGGGGCCTTTGTCGCCATCAACTGCAGTGCGATCGCCCCGGAACTGATGGAAAGCGAGCTGTTTGGCCACCAGCGTGGCGCCTTTACCGGGGCTCAACAGGCGCGGGATGGACTCTTTGTGCACGCCAACGGCGGCACCCTCTTCCTCGACGAGATCGGCGAGATGCCGCTGAGCATGCAGGCCAAGCTGCTGCGGGTGCTGGAGGAGCGCTGTATCCGCCCGGTCGGGGGCGAAAAACAGATCCCGGTGGATGTTCGCATCGTCGCCGCCACCAACCGCCAGCTGGAGAAGGAATCGCAGAACGGCAACTTCCGCGAGGATCTCTACTACCGCATCAATATACTGACCCTCACCATGCCCCCGCTGCGCGAGCGTCCCGAGGATATCCCGCCGCTGGTGCACCATTTTGTCAGCAAGCTGTCGATGGAGCTCAGCGTGCCCGAGATTCCCCTCTCCCACGCCGACCTCAGCCAACTGCAGCAACACGACTGGCCCGGCAATATCCGCGAGTTGCGCAATTTTATCGAGCGTTGCCTGCTGCTCGGCAAGCTGCCCCTCAATTACCTGCGCCAACAGAAAGCCCCGCCGCTCACCACCCCCGGTGCCGGCTACCCCGGAGACTGGGACCTGGAGCGGGTGATTCGCCACCACACAGAGCAGGTGTTACAGCAGACCCGCGGCAACAAGTCCGAGGCGGCCCGCCAGTTGGGCATCTCCCGCAAAACCCTCGAGCGCAAACTGCAGGCCTGGGCAAGCGACACCGACTGA
- the mobA gene encoding molybdenum cofactor guanylyltransferase MobA, with amino-acid sequence MDNPAVAVDGVVLAGGEARRMGGEDKGLVTLAGKTMIEHVIDRFAPQVAGLRINANRNQARYQALGFPVVSDRQLGEFPGPLAGMAAGLAASEAEWVAFVPCDAPLLPLDLVARLQQALEQEQGEIAVAHDGEYWQPVFVLMRRSLLPSLEAFLAGDGRKIMHWFQQQKLVRVLFADQVGAFENINTPEHCQRIEQQLVEA; translated from the coding sequence TTGGACAACCCAGCTGTAGCAGTCGACGGTGTGGTTCTGGCCGGAGGGGAGGCCCGCCGGATGGGGGGCGAGGACAAGGGGTTGGTGACCCTGGCCGGAAAGACGATGATCGAGCACGTGATTGACCGGTTTGCCCCCCAGGTAGCGGGGCTGCGCATCAATGCCAATCGCAATCAGGCGCGCTACCAGGCGCTTGGTTTCCCCGTGGTCAGCGACCGCCAGTTGGGCGAATTCCCCGGTCCGCTGGCGGGTATGGCGGCGGGCCTCGCGGCCAGTGAAGCGGAGTGGGTGGCTTTTGTTCCCTGTGATGCTCCGTTATTGCCGCTGGACCTGGTGGCACGCCTGCAGCAGGCGTTAGAACAGGAGCAGGGGGAGATTGCGGTGGCCCATGATGGGGAGTACTGGCAGCCGGTGTTTGTACTGATGCGCCGCTCGCTGCTGCCCTCCCTCGAAGCCTTCCTGGCGGGTGACGGGCGCAAGATTATGCACTGGTTCCAGCAGCAGAAGCTGGTGCGGGTCCTGTTCGCGGACCAGGTGGGTGCTTTCGAAAATATCAACACCCCTGAACATTGCCAGCGTATCGAACAGCAGTTGGTGGAGGCCTAG
- the mobB gene encoding molybdopterin-guanine dinucleotide biosynthesis protein B, producing MIECTIPLVGFIAHSGTGKTTLLCKLLPLLRLRGLRVGMVKHAHHRFEMDTPGKDSYELRKAGAEQMLISSRQRWALLSENLEEEPRLNELLAKFDQQRLDLILVEGFKPEPYPKIECHRPSMGKPLLHTQHPNVIAVACDELPAEGIGDLDPLDLNNVEQIADYICHHFLPQ from the coding sequence ATGATTGAGTGTACGATTCCCCTGGTGGGATTTATTGCCCACAGTGGCACCGGCAAAACCACCCTGTTGTGCAAGCTGCTGCCGCTGCTGCGACTGCGGGGGCTGCGGGTGGGGATGGTGAAGCATGCCCACCACCGTTTCGAGATGGACACCCCCGGCAAGGACAGCTACGAGCTGCGTAAGGCGGGGGCTGAGCAGATGCTGATCTCCTCGCGCCAGCGCTGGGCGCTGCTGAGCGAGAACCTTGAGGAGGAGCCGCGTCTCAACGAGCTGCTGGCCAAGTTTGACCAGCAGCGCCTTGACCTGATTCTGGTGGAGGGGTTCAAGCCCGAGCCCTACCCCAAGATTGAGTGTCACCGCCCCTCCATGGGCAAGCCGCTGCTCCATACCCAGCACCCCAATGTAATTGCGGTGGCCTGCGATGAACTGCCGGCTGAGGGGATCGGTGACCTCGATCCCCTCGATCTCAACAACGTCGAGCAGATTGCCGATTACATCTGCCACCACTTCCTCCCCCAGTAA
- a CDS encoding bifunctional molybdopterin-guanine dinucleotide biosynthesis adaptor protein MobB/molybdopterin molybdotransferase MoeA, translated as MSDHPLNSCCNAQGELPVDLGRQAILEQVAPLAMVESVPLIQALGRVLAEAVHSPIAVPGHDNSAMDGFALRFADLAAAGETRLQLVGEALAGHPYLDALPAGGAVRIMTGAMMPEGADTVVMQEIVRCEADEVTIPEGIKLGQNRRRAGEDIACGAVALASNTQVKAAELGLLASLGVERVLVKRRLRVAVLSTGDEIRAPGSALQQGQIYDSNRFSLHGLLEPLGVELIDLGIIPDQPALLETAFTEAAASADLILTSGGVSVGEADYVKDTLERVGAIHFWKMAMKPGRPLAFGRIGSSVFFGLPGNPVAVMVTFLQFVLPAIRKLQGVERWQPLTLPATLSEPLKKRAGRTEFQRGVFHRNERGQLCVRSTGTQGSGVLSSMSRANCLIILPAELEQAESGAMLDIQPLLL; from the coding sequence ATGAGCGATCACCCTCTCAACAGCTGTTGCAATGCTCAGGGCGAGCTGCCCGTGGACCTGGGCCGGCAGGCGATTCTGGAGCAGGTGGCTCCGCTGGCAATGGTGGAGAGCGTGCCGCTCATCCAGGCACTGGGTCGCGTACTGGCCGAGGCGGTGCACTCGCCGATCGCGGTGCCTGGCCACGACAACTCGGCGATGGATGGTTTTGCGCTGCGCTTTGCTGATCTCGCCGCAGCGGGGGAGACTCGCCTGCAGCTGGTGGGTGAGGCGCTGGCGGGACACCCCTATCTCGATGCGCTGCCGGCCGGTGGCGCTGTGCGCATCATGACCGGCGCCATGATGCCGGAGGGGGCCGATACCGTGGTGATGCAGGAGATCGTCCGCTGTGAGGCGGATGAGGTCACCATTCCCGAGGGGATCAAGCTGGGACAGAACCGTCGTCGCGCCGGTGAAGATATCGCCTGTGGTGCGGTGGCTTTAGCCAGTAACACCCAGGTCAAGGCGGCTGAACTGGGACTGCTGGCGTCGCTGGGGGTCGAGCGGGTGCTGGTGAAGCGGCGCCTGAGGGTGGCGGTGCTCTCCACCGGCGATGAGATCCGTGCCCCGGGCAGTGCGCTGCAGCAGGGGCAGATTTACGACAGTAACCGCTTTAGCCTGCACGGCTTGCTGGAGCCCCTTGGCGTCGAGCTGATCGATCTGGGGATCATCCCCGACCAGCCGGCGCTGCTGGAAACGGCCTTTACCGAGGCCGCCGCAAGCGCAGACCTGATACTCACCTCCGGCGGTGTGTCGGTGGGAGAAGCCGATTACGTCAAGGATACTCTGGAGCGGGTGGGGGCGATCCATTTCTGGAAGATGGCGATGAAACCGGGACGCCCCCTGGCCTTCGGTCGTATTGGCTCATCGGTTTTCTTCGGCCTGCCGGGAAACCCGGTGGCGGTGATGGTGACCTTCCTGCAGTTTGTGCTTCCGGCGATCCGCAAGCTGCAGGGGGTCGAGCGCTGGCAGCCCTTGACGCTGCCGGCGACACTGAGCGAACCCCTTAAAAAGCGCGCCGGGCGTACCGAGTTCCAGCGCGGGGTTTTCCACCGTAACGAAAGGGGCCAGCTCTGCGTGCGCAGCACGGGCACCCAGGGCTCTGGGGTGCTCAGCTCCATGAGCCGCGCCAACTGCCTGATCATTCTGCCCGCTGAGCTGGAGCAAGCGGAGTCCGGGGCGATGTTGGATATCCAGCCCCTGCTGCTCTAA
- the glk gene encoding glucokinase, with protein sequence MRNRDTAIDPDLPCLLADIGATHARFAQRRPGHDALHQHRVLPMAELASLDAALQRYREQSGEPLPRQLVLAIAAPVSGDGVAMTNSGWRFSIDALQQRWGFRALRVCNDLCAQVLALASTDPQQFHPLGGAGQRRCGQPLVLLGVGSGLGVGVALPSARGWLALPSEGGHSDFAPADELERELLALLWQRYPHLSCERLLSGPGLVLLHQALQLHAGRAVEAITPHQLGARALAQAGEERETVLRFGAMLGSVAGNLALTLGAGGGLYLGGGIVEKLYPLLQASGFRQRFEDKGRYREYLQQIPTRALLDPDSGLKGAALLAQGSGALVGEAAQGGPTTQE encoded by the coding sequence ATGCGCAACAGGGATACCGCGATAGACCCGGACCTGCCCTGCCTGCTGGCGGACATCGGCGCCACCCATGCGCGCTTTGCCCAACGGCGCCCCGGTCATGACGCCCTGCACCAACATCGGGTGCTGCCGATGGCGGAGCTGGCCTCCCTCGATGCGGCACTGCAGCGCTACCGCGAGCAGAGTGGTGAACCCCTGCCTCGCCAGCTGGTGCTGGCGATCGCCGCCCCGGTCAGTGGGGACGGGGTGGCCATGACCAATAGCGGCTGGCGATTCAGTATCGACGCGCTGCAGCAACGCTGGGGCTTCCGGGCGCTGCGGGTTTGCAACGATCTCTGCGCCCAGGTGCTGGCGCTGGCCTCCACCGACCCCCAACAGTTCCACCCGCTGGGCGGGGCGGGGCAGCGCCGGTGCGGGCAGCCGCTGGTATTGCTGGGGGTGGGCAGCGGCCTCGGGGTGGGTGTCGCTCTTCCCTCCGCTCGGGGGTGGCTGGCCCTGCCCAGCGAAGGGGGACACAGCGATTTTGCCCCGGCGGATGAACTGGAACGGGAGCTGCTGGCGCTGTTGTGGCAGCGCTATCCCCACCTATCCTGCGAGCGTCTGCTGTCGGGCCCGGGGCTGGTGCTGCTCCACCAGGCACTGCAACTGCACGCTGGCAGGGCAGTAGAGGCGATAACACCGCACCAGCTGGGTGCCCGGGCGCTGGCGCAGGCGGGGGAGGAGCGGGAAACGGTGCTTCGCTTCGGTGCAATGCTGGGATCGGTGGCTGGAAACCTGGCCCTGACCCTGGGGGCGGGAGGCGGGCTCTACCTGGGCGGTGGTATAGTAGAAAAACTCTACCCGTTGCTGCAGGCGAGCGGGTTTCGACAACGTTTCGAGGACAAGGGGCGTTACCGGGAGTACCTGCAGCAGATTCCTACCCGGGCCCTGCTGGACCCGGATAGTGGGCTGAAGGGCGCCGCGCTGCTGGCACAAGGGAGCGGGGCGCTGGTGGGAGAGGCCGCCCAGGGTGGCCCCACAACACAGGAGTGA
- the eda gene encoding bifunctional 4-hydroxy-2-oxoglutarate aldolase/2-dehydro-3-deoxy-phosphogluconate aldolase: MSRTEDTRALSLLSQTPVLPVLVIDNWRHAVPLARALLAGGISVLEVTLRTDQGLSAIRAIRDEVGEVVVGAGTLTRPAQFAEVAAAGAQFAISPGLTPALLEAAREQPLPYVPAVASASELMMGMERGFHLFKLFPAASCGGTAMLKSLAGPFPEARFCPTGGIGADNFCDYLGLPSVVTVGGSWVAPASLIAGEAWQEIEARARRACEAAREAGVYPQ, translated from the coding sequence ATGAGCCGAACAGAGGACACCCGGGCCTTGAGCCTGCTGTCGCAGACGCCGGTACTGCCGGTACTGGTGATCGATAACTGGCGTCACGCCGTCCCCCTGGCCCGGGCGCTGCTGGCCGGTGGCATTTCGGTACTGGAGGTGACCCTGCGCACCGACCAGGGGCTTTCCGCGATCCGTGCGATTCGCGATGAGGTGGGTGAGGTGGTGGTGGGGGCCGGTACCCTGACCCGTCCCGCCCAGTTTGCCGAAGTGGCGGCCGCCGGCGCCCAGTTTGCCATCAGTCCCGGGCTTACCCCGGCGCTGCTGGAGGCGGCCCGGGAGCAACCCTTGCCCTACGTGCCGGCGGTGGCCAGCGCCTCGGAGCTGATGATGGGGATGGAGCGCGGATTTCACCTGTTCAAGCTCTTTCCCGCCGCCAGTTGCGGTGGCACCGCGATGCTCAAATCCCTGGCCGGCCCCTTTCCCGAGGCGCGCTTCTGCCCGACGGGGGGAATCGGCGCCGACAACTTCTGCGACTACCTGGGGCTGCCCTCGGTGGTGACGGTGGGGGGCTCCTGGGTCGCGCCGGCTTCGCTGATCGCCGGTGAGGCCTGGCAAGAGATTGAAGCCCGCGCGCGCCGCGCCTGTGAGGCGGCTCGCGAGGCGGGAGTGTACCCCCAATGA
- the zwf gene encoding glucose-6-phosphate dehydrogenase has translation MMQTDTELAPCDLILFGCVGDLSLRKLFPALYHLQAAGLLHEQSRIIGLARKPLDDESFAAQVEAAVRRAVGSAFKESHWQALLKRIRYLRLELSEPKDYLAIKTLVVDLSPTVIYYLATPPELYGTVCENLNASDAIVPGGRIALEKPVGHDLESSRCINDTVSRYFSESQIYRIDHYLGKETVQNLIALRFANNLFGSQWDQNHIDHVQITLAEEVGIEGRWGYYDRVGQMRDMVQNHLIQLLCMVAMDPPTQLTADSIRDEKLNVLRALRPITAKNVARRSVRGQYRAGQIDGVPCPGYLEEQGGRSNSDTETFVALRVSIDNWRWSGVPFYLRTGKRLADKVSEIVIHYKSQRHYIFDPRQRSMVQNKLIIRLQPDEGIRLRVATKEQSLQQGMALQSQALDLDFGGGQQGRIPDAYERLLLELMRGNSSLFVRRDEIEASWEWCDNLIDAWHQCQTPLEPYAAGSWGPDSADALISGRGRAWHQRVD, from the coding sequence ATGATGCAGACCGACACCGAACTGGCCCCCTGCGACCTGATCCTCTTTGGCTGCGTCGGCGACCTCTCGCTGCGCAAGCTGTTTCCCGCCCTCTACCATCTGCAGGCGGCGGGGCTGCTGCATGAGCAGTCGCGCATCATCGGCCTGGCCCGCAAGCCCCTCGACGACGAGAGTTTTGCCGCCCAGGTGGAGGCGGCGGTGCGGCGCGCGGTCGGCAGTGCTTTCAAGGAGAGCCACTGGCAGGCGCTGCTCAAGCGCATCCGCTACCTGCGCCTGGAGCTGTCGGAGCCGAAGGACTACCTGGCGATCAAAACCCTGGTGGTCGACCTTTCCCCCACGGTGATCTATTACCTGGCGACCCCGCCCGAGCTTTACGGCACCGTCTGCGAGAATCTCAACGCCAGCGACGCCATCGTCCCCGGCGGACGCATCGCGCTGGAGAAGCCGGTGGGGCACGACCTGGAGAGCTCGCGTTGCATCAACGATACCGTGAGCCGCTACTTCAGCGAGTCGCAGATCTACCGCATCGATCACTATCTGGGTAAGGAGACGGTGCAGAACCTGATCGCCTTGCGCTTTGCCAACAACCTGTTCGGCTCGCAGTGGGACCAGAACCACATCGATCATGTGCAGATCACCCTCGCCGAGGAGGTGGGGATCGAGGGGCGCTGGGGCTACTACGACCGGGTCGGGCAGATGCGCGACATGGTGCAGAACCACCTGATCCAGCTGCTGTGCATGGTGGCAATGGATCCCCCCACCCAGCTCACCGCCGACAGTATCCGCGACGAGAAGCTCAACGTGCTGCGGGCACTGCGGCCGATTACCGCCAAAAACGTGGCTCGCCGCTCGGTTCGGGGCCAGTACCGGGCCGGACAGATCGACGGGGTCCCTTGTCCCGGTTACCTGGAGGAGCAGGGGGGGCGAAGTAACAGCGATACCGAAACCTTTGTCGCCCTGCGGGTGAGCATCGACAACTGGCGCTGGTCGGGGGTTCCGTTTTACCTGCGCACCGGCAAGCGGCTGGCCGACAAGGTGTCGGAGATCGTGATCCACTACAAGTCGCAACGGCACTACATCTTTGACCCGCGCCAGCGCTCAATGGTGCAGAACAAGCTGATTATCCGCCTGCAGCCCGACGAGGGGATTCGTCTGCGGGTGGCCACCAAGGAGCAGAGCCTGCAGCAGGGGATGGCATTGCAGTCGCAGGCGCTGGACTTGGACTTCGGCGGTGGCCAGCAGGGACGTATTCCCGATGCCTACGAGCGGCTGCTGCTGGAGCTGATGCGGGGCAACTCCTCGCTGTTTGTGCGCCGCGACGAGATCGAGGCCTCCTGGGAGTGGTGTGATAACCTGATCGACGCCTGGCACCAGTGCCAGACGCCGCTGGAACCCTACGCTGCCGGTAGTTGGGGCCCCGACTCCGCTGACGCCCTGATATCGGGGCGCGGTCGCGCCTGGCACCAGCGGGTCGATTAG
- a CDS encoding nitrate reductase, with protein MSALITPVRADASDRTPASRCVRTTCPYCGTGCGIDARLPADLDSRAVATIEGDRLHPTNSGSLCSKGSHLGETLSTRGRLLRPELDGQPCHWEQALDAAAERLGAIIETHGPDAVAFYCSGQLLTEDYYVANKLMKGFIGSANIDTNSRLCMSSAVVGHKRAFGSDSVPACYLDLELADLVVLTGSNAAWCHPILFQRIRAAKQAHPGKRLVVIDPRRTASCDDADLHLPIKPGTDALLFNGLLNWLAEQQAIDPDYIARHTEQFDSALAAARSSAPDIATVAAACELEVAAVEHFFRWFAETPKTLTAFSQGVNQSSAGSDKVNAIINVHLATGRVGRPGASPFSLTGQPNAMGGREVGGLANQLAAHMNLEDPRHRALVAQFWGSERVPEQAGLKAVELFEAIEAGRVKAVWVMATNPVDSLPDADRVRAALERCELVILSDCMDRTDTAASAHIRFPATAWGERDGTVTNAERCISRQRPLQPSAGESRPDWWIICQLARRLGFGAAFDYQAPWQIFREHAALSVLDNRPDVLPRGFNLGPLAHINSTSYEALAPIQWPVSMEAPAGSARRFDDGRFDTDNGRARFVPIQPRPPHYRCDHAYPLVLNTGRVRDQWHTMTRTGLSPSLSGHRPEPEVSLHPDDAARYGLRPREIARLRSRWGRLLARVALSDQMRPGELFVPMHWNDQFAREGRVGALVNPATDPLSGQPESKHTPVAIEALDARWYGILLSRNPLPAAADSADYRTRICEARGERLMLAGSGEEPDWPSTARRWLGGEAETGAAQEWIEYEDRSQGVYRLARLREGRLQALLWVDPDPELPDTQWLGALLDAEPLEPEQRRALLSGLPPQGTRCGGATVCACFGVGKNTLLEAIRTRGLNSVDALGQALKAGTNCGSCLPELRALIQQQYSPRMPPSQAGASRRN; from the coding sequence ATGAGCGCCCTTATTACCCCGGTCCGTGCCGATGCCTCCGACCGAACGCCGGCCAGCCGTTGCGTGCGCACCACCTGCCCTTACTGCGGCACCGGCTGCGGGATCGACGCGCGCCTCCCCGCCGACCTCGACAGCCGCGCAGTCGCCACCATCGAGGGAGACCGCCTCCACCCCACCAACAGCGGCTCACTCTGCTCCAAAGGCAGCCACCTGGGGGAGACCCTCTCCACCCGCGGGCGCCTGCTTCGTCCTGAACTCGACGGCCAACCCTGCCACTGGGAGCAGGCCCTGGACGCCGCGGCTGAGCGCCTCGGTGCCATCATCGAGACGCACGGCCCCGACGCCGTCGCCTTCTACTGTTCCGGCCAGCTGCTCACCGAGGACTACTACGTCGCCAACAAACTGATGAAGGGGTTTATCGGCAGCGCCAACATCGACACCAACTCCCGCCTCTGCATGTCCTCGGCGGTGGTCGGCCACAAGCGCGCCTTCGGCAGCGACAGCGTGCCCGCCTGCTACCTGGACCTGGAGCTGGCCGACCTGGTGGTGCTGACCGGCTCCAATGCCGCCTGGTGCCACCCCATTCTGTTCCAGCGCATCCGCGCCGCCAAACAGGCACATCCGGGCAAGCGGCTGGTGGTGATCGACCCACGCCGAACCGCCAGCTGCGACGACGCCGACCTGCACCTGCCGATCAAACCCGGTACCGATGCCCTGCTCTTCAACGGCCTGCTCAACTGGCTGGCCGAGCAGCAGGCGATCGACCCGGACTACATCGCCCGCCACACCGAGCAGTTCGACAGCGCCCTCGCGGCGGCCCGCTCCAGCGCCCCCGATATCGCCACGGTGGCCGCGGCCTGTGAGCTGGAGGTGGCGGCGGTGGAGCATTTCTTCCGCTGGTTTGCCGAGACTCCCAAAACCCTCACCGCCTTCAGTCAGGGGGTCAACCAGTCGAGCGCCGGCAGCGACAAGGTCAATGCCATCATCAATGTGCACCTGGCCACCGGCCGGGTGGGCCGCCCCGGCGCCTCCCCCTTCTCCCTCACCGGCCAGCCCAACGCCATGGGCGGGCGCGAGGTGGGGGGGCTGGCCAACCAGCTGGCCGCTCACATGAACCTTGAGGATCCTCGCCACCGTGCACTGGTGGCGCAGTTCTGGGGCAGCGAGCGGGTCCCCGAGCAGGCCGGGCTGAAAGCGGTGGAGCTGTTCGAGGCGATCGAGGCAGGGCGGGTCAAGGCGGTCTGGGTCATGGCCACCAACCCGGTCGACAGCCTCCCCGACGCCGACCGGGTGCGTGCCGCCCTCGAGCGCTGCGAGCTGGTGATCCTCTCCGACTGCATGGACCGGACCGACACCGCCGCCAGCGCTCATATCCGTTTTCCCGCCACTGCCTGGGGGGAGCGTGATGGCACCGTCACCAACGCCGAGCGCTGCATCAGTCGCCAGCGCCCCCTGCAGCCTTCCGCCGGCGAGTCGCGGCCCGACTGGTGGATCATCTGCCAGCTGGCGCGGCGACTGGGCTTCGGCGCCGCCTTCGACTACCAGGCCCCCTGGCAGATCTTCCGCGAACACGCCGCCCTCAGCGTCCTCGACAACCGCCCCGACGTCCTGCCCCGAGGCTTTAACCTGGGGCCGCTGGCCCATATCAACTCAACGAGCTATGAGGCGCTGGCCCCCATCCAGTGGCCGGTCAGCATGGAAGCCCCGGCCGGCAGTGCACGGCGCTTCGACGACGGCCGCTTCGATACCGACAACGGCCGTGCCCGCTTCGTCCCCATCCAGCCGCGCCCGCCCCACTACCGCTGCGACCACGCCTACCCCCTGGTGCTCAATACGGGACGGGTTCGGGACCAGTGGCACACCATGACCCGCACCGGCCTCAGCCCCAGCCTCTCGGGCCACCGCCCGGAGCCCGAGGTCAGCCTGCACCCCGACGATGCCGCCCGCTACGGGCTGCGCCCCCGGGAAATTGCACGCCTGCGCTCGCGCTGGGGCCGCCTGCTTGCGCGGGTGGCCCTCAGTGACCAGATGCGCCCGGGGGAGCTCTTTGTCCCCATGCACTGGAACGACCAGTTCGCCCGCGAAGGAAGGGTGGGGGCGCTGGTCAACCCCGCCACCGACCCCCTCTCGGGTCAACCCGAGAGCAAGCACACACCGGTGGCGATCGAAGCGCTGGATGCCCGCTGGTACGGCATACTGCTGAGCCGCAATCCGCTGCCCGCTGCCGCGGACAGCGCCGACTACCGCACGCGCATCTGTGAGGCCCGTGGCGAGCGGCTGATGCTGGCGGGAAGCGGCGAAGAGCCGGACTGGCCCTCCACCGCCCGTCGCTGGCTGGGGGGGGAGGCTGAGACCGGGGCTGCGCAAGAGTGGATTGAGTACGAGGATCGCTCGCAAGGGGTGTACCGCCTCGCTCGGCTGCGCGAGGGTCGCTTGCAGGCGCTGCTGTGGGTGGACCCCGATCCCGAGCTGCCGGACACCCAGTGGCTGGGCGCGCTGCTGGACGCAGAGCCACTGGAGCCCGAGCAACGCCGGGCGCTGCTCAGTGGACTGCCCCCCCAGGGAACCCGCTGCGGTGGCGCCACTGTCTGCGCCTGCTTCGGGGTGGGCAAGAACACCCTGCTGGAGGCGATCCGCACCCGGGGGCTCAACTCAGTGGACGCCCTCGGCCAGGCCCTCAAGGCGGGTACCAACTGCGGCTCCTGCCTGCCGGAGCTGCGCGCCCTGATCCAGCAGCAGTACAGCCCCCGAATGCCGCCTTCCCAGGCCGGTGCGAGCAGGCGGAATTGA